TCCATGCTTTCCCCTCGTCCACCTCCATGCTTTCCCCTCGTCCACCTCCATGCTTTCCCCCCGTCCACCTCCATGCTTTCCCCTCGTCCACCTCCATGCTTTCCCCCCGTCCACCTCCATGCTTTCCCCTCGTCCACCTCCATGCTTTCCCCTCGTCCACCTCCATGCTTTCCCCTCGTCCACCTCCATGCTTTCCCCTCGTCCACCTCCATGCTTTCCCCTCGTCCACCGCACCGGACACGCTCCATGCTTTCCCCTCGTCCACCACACCGGACACGCTCCATGCTTTCCCCCCGTCCACCTCCATGCTTTCCCCTCGTCCACCTCCATGCTTTCCCCTCGTTCACCTCCATGCTTTCCCCTCGTCCACCTCCATGCTTTCCCCTCGTCCACCTCCATGCTTTCCCCTCGTTCACCTCCATGCTTTCCCCTCGTCCACCGCACCGGACACGCTCCATGCTTTCCCCTCGTCCACCGCACCGGACACGCTCCATGCTTTCCCCTCGTCCACCGCACCGGACACGCTCCATGCTTTCCCCCCGTCCACCGCACCGGACACGCTCCATGCTTTCCCCCCGTCCACCGCACCGGACACGCTCCATGCTTTCCCCTCGTCCACCGCACCGGACACGCTCCATGCTTTCCCCTCGTCCACCGCACCGGACACGCTCCATGCTTTCCCCCCGTCCACCGCACCGGACACGCTCCATGCTTTCCCCTCGTCCACCGCACCGGACACGCTCCATGCTTTCCCCTCGTCCACCGCACCGGACACGCTCCATGCTTTTCCTCGTCCACCTCCATGCTTTCCCCCCGTCCACCGCACCGGACACGCTCCATGCTTTCCCCTCGTCCACCGCACCGGACACGCTCCATGCTTTCCCCTCGTCCACCGCACCGGACACGCTCCATGCTTTCCCCCCGTCCACCGCACCGGACACGCTCCATGCTTTCCCCTCGTCCACCGCACCGGACACGCTCCATGCTTTCCCCCCGTCCACCGCACCGGACACGCTCCATGCTTTCCCTCGTCCACCTCCATGCTTTCCCCCCGTCCACCGCACCGGACACGCTCCATGCTTTCCCCCCGTCCACCGCACCGGACACGCTCCATGCTTTCCCCTCGTACACCGCACTGGACACGCTCCATGCTTTCCCCTCGTCCACCGCACTGGACACGCTCCATGCTTTCCCCTCGTCCACCGCACCGGACACGCTCCATGCTTTCCCCTCGTACACCGCACTGGACACGCTCCATGCTTTCCCCTCGTCCACCGCACTGGACACGCTCCATGCTTTCCCCTCGTCCACCGCACCGGACACGCTCCATGCTTTCCCCTCGTCCACCGCACCGGACACGCTCCATGCTTTCCCCTCGTCCACCGCACCGGACACGCTCCATGCTTTCCCCCCGTCCACCGCACCGGACACGCTCCATGCTTTCCCCTCGTCCACCGCACCGGACACGCTCCATGCTTTCCCCTCGTCCACCGCACCGGACACGCTCCATGCTTTCCCCTCGTCCACCGCACCGGACACGCTCCATGCTTTCCCCTCGTCCACCGCACCGGACACGCTCCATGCTTTCCCCTCGTCCACCGCACCGGACACGCTCCATGCTTTCCCCTCGTCCACCGCACCGGACACGCTCCATGCT
The sequence above is a segment of the Littorina saxatilis isolate snail1 linkage group LG3, US_GU_Lsax_2.0, whole genome shotgun sequence genome. Coding sequences within it:
- the LOC138961340 gene encoding fibril-forming collagen alpha chain-like: MVDEGKAWSVSGAEGGCVPGDGGCAEKRDGVRGESMERVRCRGGMCTWGWGVRGEEGWYTRGKHGACPVRWTRGKHGACPVRWTRGKHGACPVRWKRGKHGACPVRWTRGKHGACPVRWTRGKHGACPVRWTRGKHGACPVRWGGKAWSVSGAVDEGKAWSVFDAVDEGKAWSVSGAVDEGKAWSVSGAVDEGKAWSVSGAVDEGKAWSVSGAVDEGKAWSVSGAVGGKAWSVSGAVDEGKAWSMSGVVGGESMERVRCGGRGESMERVRCGGRGESMERVRCGGRGESMERVRCGGRGESMERVRCGGRGESMERVRCGGRGESMERVRCGGRGESMERVRCGGRGESMERVRCGGRGESMERVRCGGRGESMERVRCGGRGESMERVRCGGRGESMERVRCGGRGESMERVRCGGRGESMERVRCGGRGESMERVRCGGRGESMERVQCGGRGESMERVQCGVRGESMERVRCGGRGESMERVQCGGRGESMERVQCGVRGESMERVRCGGRGESMERVRCGGRGESMEVDEGKHGACPVRWTGGKHGACPVRWTRGKHGACPVRWTGGKHGACPVRWTRGKHGACPVRWTRGKHGACPVRWTGGKHGGGRGKAWSVSGAVDEGKAWSVSGAVDEGKAWSVSGAVDGGKAWSVSGAVDEGKAWSVSGAVDEGKAWSVSGAVDGGKAWSVSGAVDGGKAWSVSGAVDEGKAWSVSGAVDEGKAWSVSGAVDEGKAWR